The proteins below come from a single Parageobacillus toebii NBRC 107807 genomic window:
- the glcT gene encoding glucose PTS transporter transcription antiterminator GlcT, which translates to MTESFRVEKVLNNNVLIASHPTYDEVVLLGKGIGFGKKKGDYIEQSAVEKWFILKNEREQEQYKKLLPELDEEFIGLMNEVIQHIKQRVNAPLNEHIHVALTDHISFTLKRLRQGLDLKNPFLVETKSLYPLEYEIACEVVDMINRKLGVELPEGEAGFIALHIHSAISKQSLSEINQHSQLITKLVQIVEQQLNIKIDRNSIPYLRFVRHLRYAIERIKKGEKVEEPKKLSKILKEAYPLCYNTAWKLIKVMQQTLQMPVDDAEAVYLTMHLQRLAKKETETIE; encoded by the coding sequence GTGACAGAGTCCTTTCGTGTGGAAAAAGTGCTGAATAATAACGTGTTAATTGCTTCACATCCAACGTATGATGAAGTAGTATTGCTCGGAAAAGGGATTGGATTTGGAAAGAAAAAAGGGGATTATATTGAACAAAGTGCCGTTGAAAAATGGTTCATTTTAAAAAATGAGCGGGAACAAGAACAGTATAAGAAATTGCTGCCGGAGCTTGACGAAGAATTTATCGGGCTGATGAACGAAGTAATCCAGCACATTAAACAGCGAGTCAACGCTCCGTTAAATGAACATATTCACGTTGCACTTACTGATCATATTTCGTTTACGCTAAAGCGATTAAGGCAAGGCCTTGATTTAAAAAATCCGTTTTTAGTGGAAACGAAAAGCTTATATCCGCTAGAATATGAAATTGCATGTGAAGTTGTCGACATGATTAACCGAAAATTAGGAGTCGAGCTTCCGGAAGGAGAAGCTGGGTTTATCGCGCTACATATTCATAGCGCAATTTCGAAACAAAGCCTTTCTGAAATCAATCAGCATTCACAATTAATTACCAAACTCGTTCAAATTGTCGAACAGCAGCTTAATATCAAGATTGACCGCAACAGCATTCCTTATTTGCGGTTTGTCCGTCATTTGCGTTACGCAATTGAACGCATAAAAAAAGGAGAAAAAGTCGAAGAACCAAAAAAATTGTCGAAAATCTTGAAAGAAGCGTATCCACTATGCTATAATACTGCATGGAAATTAATAAAAGTGATGCAACAAACGTTACAAATGCCAGTAGACGACGCAGAAGCGGTTTATTTGACAATGCATCTGCAAAGACTTGCTAAAAAGGAAACAGAAACAATAGAATAA
- a CDS encoding YkvS family protein, translating into MKKAKVGDIIEFKNGLRGIVEKVNENSVIVDLTYMENYRELDLQERTVVNHKNYKIIE; encoded by the coding sequence ATGAAAAAAGCAAAAGTTGGCGACATTATCGAGTTTAAAAATGGATTGCGCGGAATCGTTGAAAAAGTCAATGAAAATTCTGTCATCGTTGATTTAACGTATATGGAAAATTATAGAGAATTGGATTTACAAGAACGGACCGTCGTCAATCATAAAAATTACAAAATTATTGAGTAA
- a CDS encoding glucose 1-dehydrogenase, which yields MNFSRKVVIVTGGANGIGKSIVTMFAEKGANVVIADIAEEAGEKLALALREKGLETRFVPTDVRKIDEIARLMKVTFETYGCLHYLINNAGVSRWKSPYELTVEEWDDVLNTNLRSVFFGSREAAKYMRKNKTGGAIVNIASTRALMSEPNSEAYAASKGGILSLTHALAVSLADDRIRVNAISPGWIETGDYEQLREIDHTQHPAGRVGKPEDIARACLYLCDDENDFITGANIVIDGGMTRKMIYAE from the coding sequence ATGAATTTTTCAAGAAAAGTGGTTATCGTAACTGGAGGAGCAAATGGAATTGGAAAGTCCATTGTTACGATGTTTGCGGAAAAAGGAGCGAATGTCGTGATTGCTGATATTGCGGAAGAAGCAGGAGAGAAACTCGCTTTAGCGTTGAGGGAAAAAGGACTCGAAACTCGTTTTGTTCCAACCGATGTTCGAAAAATAGATGAAATAGCGCGCCTTATGAAAGTAACGTTTGAAACGTATGGTTGTTTGCATTATTTAATTAATAATGCGGGTGTGTCAAGATGGAAATCTCCATATGAGTTAACGGTGGAAGAATGGGATGATGTGCTGAATACAAACTTGCGAAGCGTCTTTTTTGGATCACGTGAAGCCGCGAAATATATGCGCAAAAATAAAACAGGCGGAGCGATTGTAAACATTGCTTCAACAAGGGCGCTTATGTCTGAGCCGAATTCGGAAGCATACGCCGCGTCGAAAGGCGGAATTTTATCGTTGACTCATGCTTTAGCCGTTTCGCTTGCCGATGATCGTATTCGTGTGAATGCCATCAGTCCAGGATGGATTGAAACAGGGGATTATGAACAGTTGCGGGAAATCGATCATACGCAGCATCCAGCCGGGCGTGTCGGCAAGCCGGAAGACATTGCGCGCGCTTGTCTTTATTTGTGTGATGATGAAAATGATTTTATTACAGGGGCAAATATTGTCATTGACGGTGGAATGACGAGAAAGATGATTTATGCTGAGTAA
- a CDS encoding nitroreductase family protein, with protein sequence MGNAIHTPAKDFFTVINERQSTRKYDPNVSISKEELREIIELAGKAPSAWNLQHWHFVIIHGKEAQQRLYPIAYHQQQIVDASAVIAVLGDLEANRNTDAVYDPLVNEGVMATEIKERIAQQIEAAYKNKEYVRDAAFSNASLAAMQLMLAATAKGWATCPIGGFNAEQFKQEFHISDRYIPVMLITIGKSIAPARRTTRLPIEAITTWVER encoded by the coding sequence ATGGGAAATGCTATTCATACACCCGCAAAAGACTTTTTTACTGTCATTAACGAGCGGCAATCCACACGAAAATACGACCCGAATGTTTCTATAAGTAAGGAAGAATTGCGAGAAATCATTGAATTGGCGGGAAAAGCACCGTCAGCATGGAATTTGCAGCACTGGCATTTTGTTATTATTCATGGAAAAGAAGCGCAACAACGTTTATATCCAATTGCCTATCACCAACAACAAATTGTCGACGCTTCTGCTGTCATTGCCGTATTAGGTGATTTAGAAGCAAATAGAAACACCGATGCAGTATATGATCCGTTAGTAAATGAGGGGGTAATGGCTACAGAAATAAAAGAAAGAATTGCACAACAAATTGAAGCAGCGTACAAAAATAAAGAATACGTTCGTGACGCAGCATTTAGCAACGCCTCGCTTGCAGCCATGCAGCTTATGCTAGCTGCGACGGCAAAAGGATGGGCAACTTGCCCAATCGGCGGTTTCAACGCTGAACAATTTAAACAAGAATTTCATATTTCTGACCGCTATATTCCAGTTATGCTCATTACAATCGGAAAAAGCATCGCCCCCGCCCGCCGTACAACACGGTTGCCTATTGAAGCAATTACTACTTGGGTAGAACGATAA
- a CDS encoding phosphocarrier protein HPr: MTEKVFTVTSESGIHARPATILVQTASKFNSDIHLEYNGKTVNLKSIMGVMSLGIPKGAEIKITVEGADAAEAMAALTETLSKEGLAQ, translated from the coding sequence ATGACTGAAAAAGTGTTTACAGTAACTTCAGAATCTGGAATTCACGCTCGTCCAGCAACTATACTTGTACAGACAGCAAGCAAATTCAACAGCGATATTCATTTAGAATACAACGGAAAAACGGTAAACTTAAAATCGATTATGGGCGTTATGTCTTTAGGAATTCCAAAAGGCGCTGAGATTAAAATTACTGTGGAAGGGGCAGATGCAGCAGAAGCAATGGCAGCATTAACGGAAACATTATCTAAAGAGGGTCTTGCACAATAA
- a CDS encoding Cof-type HAD-IIB family hydrolase, with protein sequence MIKLIVSDLDGTLLGLDNHVKKEDKLAIQLAVEQGIDFAIASGRMDNEILEVLQELEQKAHRISQNGAFIYTKTNLPLHATTFSPQLAQQIYRQAKELEAIVLVCNENTYFIEETNENTAEIEKRLFYGLYECPNILDSIGKDIHPSKITVLATNEQIVEFEQKITRQFGNHIDTFISEPNCLDIMPKNISKGNAVRTLMEHLRLQPNEIACFGDAFNDTPMFRLTPYSFAMSHAHPNVKKEAQYVINSVSEGIHMILKDIPTPNMMQ encoded by the coding sequence TTGATTAAACTGATTGTCAGCGATTTGGACGGAACGCTGCTTGGATTGGATAACCACGTTAAAAAAGAAGATAAACTCGCCATTCAATTAGCAGTGGAACAAGGAATTGATTTTGCAATTGCATCCGGCCGAATGGATAATGAAATTTTAGAAGTGTTGCAAGAATTGGAACAAAAAGCGCATCGTATTAGTCAAAATGGTGCGTTCATTTACACAAAAACGAATTTGCCGCTTCATGCAACTACTTTTTCTCCGCAACTAGCACAACAAATTTATCGACAAGCAAAGGAATTGGAAGCGATTGTACTCGTTTGCAATGAAAATACATATTTTATTGAAGAAACGAACGAAAATACAGCGGAAATAGAAAAACGTCTATTTTATGGGCTATATGAATGTCCAAACATCCTTGATTCCATCGGCAAAGATATTCATCCGTCGAAAATTACTGTATTAGCAACAAATGAACAAATTGTCGAATTCGAACAAAAAATAACGCGTCAGTTTGGCAATCACATCGATACGTTTATTTCAGAACCGAACTGTCTTGATATTATGCCAAAAAACATTAGCAAAGGAAATGCGGTTCGCACTTTAATGGAACATCTTCGCCTGCAGCCGAATGAAATCGCTTGTTTCGGCGATGCGTTTAACGATACTCCAATGTTTCGTCTAACCCCTTACAGCTTTGCCATGTCTCATGCTCATCCTAATGTAAAAAAAGAAGCACAATATGTGATCAATTCAGTAAGTGAAGGGATACACATGATTCTTAAAGACATTCCTACACCAAATATGATGCAATAA
- the ptsG gene encoding glucose-specific PTS transporter subunit IIBC, protein MKRAFGTLQKVGKALMLPVAILPAAGILLAFGNALKNPALTDKIPALKADWVVLVSNVMEQAGGIVFSNLSLLFAVGVAIGLAGGDGVAGLAAIIGYLIMNITMSVILGVTPDMVGDNPAFANILGIPTLQTGVFGGIIVGILAAYMYNKYFNIELPQYLGFFAGKRFVPIITAASAVLLGIVMTWVWPPIQHGLNAFSHNMIDANKALAALIFGIIERALIPFGLHHIFYAPFWFEFGEYVNKAGQVVRGDQKIFFEQLKDGVALTAGTFMTGKFPFMMFGLPAAALAIYHEARPENKKVVAGIMGSAALTSFLTGITEPIEFSFLFVAPALFAIHTIFAGLSFMVMHLLNVKIGMTFSGGVIDFLLFGVLPNRTAWWLVIPVGLVFAVIYYFGFRFAIRKWDLATPGREKTTEEESTVKAEADDLPYEVLAALGGKENIAHLDACITRLRVSVNDIKQVDKDRLKALGAAGVLEVGNNVQAIFGPKSDILKGQIKDIMEGRAPSRVKEEPQKTAVQETKESAQVEAIASPLSGEIVPLSEVPDQVFSQKMMGDGFAIMPTDGTVVSPVDGKIVNVFPTKHAIGIESVGGHEILIHFGIDTVKLNGQGFEAHVNQGDEVKKGQPILSVDLEYVKNNAPSIVTPIIFTNLQPNESIHVKKQGAVTKGEDRIVEIS, encoded by the coding sequence ATGAAAAGAGCATTTGGTACGCTGCAAAAAGTCGGTAAAGCGCTTATGTTGCCAGTGGCGATTTTACCGGCGGCAGGAATTTTGCTTGCTTTTGGTAATGCCTTAAAAAACCCGGCTTTAACGGATAAAATTCCTGCCTTAAAAGCAGATTGGGTCGTGCTTGTTTCCAATGTGATGGAACAAGCAGGCGGCATTGTGTTTTCGAACCTTTCGCTCCTCTTTGCGGTTGGGGTGGCGATTGGACTAGCCGGCGGTGACGGGGTTGCCGGACTTGCTGCAATTATTGGTTATTTAATTATGAATATCACCATGAGCGTGATATTAGGCGTTACGCCGGATATGGTCGGCGACAATCCGGCATTTGCGAATATATTAGGAATTCCGACATTACAAACTGGCGTATTCGGCGGTATTATTGTCGGTATATTGGCTGCTTATATGTATAATAAGTATTTCAACATTGAATTGCCGCAGTATCTTGGCTTTTTTGCCGGAAAACGATTTGTGCCAATTATTACAGCGGCATCTGCGGTATTGCTTGGAATTGTTATGACATGGGTATGGCCGCCGATTCAGCATGGTTTAAATGCGTTTTCCCACAATATGATTGACGCGAATAAGGCATTAGCAGCGCTTATTTTCGGGATTATTGAGCGTGCGCTGATTCCGTTTGGACTGCATCATATTTTCTACGCGCCATTCTGGTTTGAATTTGGCGAATATGTCAATAAGGCCGGACAAGTAGTGCGTGGCGACCAAAAAATCTTTTTCGAGCAATTAAAAGATGGTGTAGCATTAACAGCGGGAACATTTATGACAGGAAAATTCCCATTCATGATGTTTGGCCTTCCAGCAGCGGCGCTGGCGATTTATCATGAAGCACGTCCAGAAAACAAAAAAGTGGTAGCTGGTATTATGGGTTCAGCCGCTTTAACTTCGTTTTTAACAGGGATTACGGAACCAATTGAATTTTCCTTTTTATTCGTTGCACCAGCGTTATTTGCGATTCATACGATTTTTGCGGGATTATCCTTTATGGTTATGCATTTATTAAATGTAAAAATTGGGATGACTTTCTCCGGTGGGGTTATTGACTTCTTGCTATTCGGTGTATTGCCGAACCGGACAGCATGGTGGCTTGTCATTCCAGTCGGATTAGTGTTTGCGGTTATCTATTACTTCGGATTCCGCTTTGCGATCCGCAAATGGGATTTAGCAACACCAGGACGTGAAAAAACGACAGAAGAAGAGTCAACAGTAAAAGCAGAAGCGGACGATCTTCCATACGAAGTGTTGGCGGCGCTTGGCGGTAAAGAAAATATTGCTCATTTAGACGCGTGTATTACACGTTTGCGTGTTTCGGTCAACGATATTAAACAAGTTGATAAAGACCGCTTAAAAGCGTTAGGCGCAGCGGGCGTTTTGGAAGTCGGAAACAATGTACAAGCGATTTTCGGACCAAAATCCGATATATTAAAAGGACAAATTAAAGATATTATGGAAGGCCGCGCTCCATCACGAGTGAAGGAAGAGCCGCAAAAAACAGCGGTTCAAGAAACAAAAGAATCGGCCCAAGTGGAGGCAATTGCTTCACCGCTTTCGGGAGAAATCGTTCCACTTTCTGAAGTGCCAGATCAAGTCTTTTCACAAAAAATGATGGGTGACGGTTTTGCGATTATGCCAACAGACGGAACAGTGGTTTCTCCTGTTGATGGAAAAATTGTGAATGTATTCCCGACAAAACATGCGATTGGTATTGAGTCTGTTGGTGGGCATGAAATTTTAATCCATTTTGGTATTGATACGGTCAAATTGAATGGCCAAGGCTTTGAAGCTCATGTTAATCAAGGAGACGAAGTGAAAAAAGGTCAGCCTATTTTAAGCGTTGATTTAGAGTATGTGAAAAATAATGCTCCTTCTATTGTGACACCAATTATTTTTACGAACTTGCAGCCGAATGAAAGCATTCATGTCAAAAAGCAAGGTGCAGTAACAAAAGGAGAAGATCGCATCGTTGAAATTAGTTAA
- the queE gene encoding 7-carboxy-7-deazaguanine synthase QueE, whose amino-acid sequence MAKKIPVLEIFGPTIQGEGMVIGQKTMFVRTAGCDYRCRWCDSAFTWDGSAKEEIRQMTAEQIWERLYELGGDRFSHVTISGGNPVLIQALEELVVLLKNKGIRIAVETQGSRWQDWLYHIDDITISPKPPSSGMDTDFAMLDHIVGKLAGAGRASHMSLKVVVFDEIDFDYAKKVHRRYPDIPFYLQVGNADLAEADDAALRTQLLARLEWLVEKVAQSNELNDVRVLPQLHTLLWGNKRGV is encoded by the coding sequence ATGGCAAAAAAAATTCCCGTGCTTGAAATTTTCGGACCGACGATCCAAGGGGAGGGAATGGTGATCGGGCAAAAGACGATGTTCGTCCGCACCGCCGGCTGCGACTACCGCTGCCGCTGGTGCGATTCCGCTTTTACATGGGATGGGTCGGCAAAAGAGGAAATCCGACAAATGACGGCGGAGCAAATTTGGGAACGGCTGTATGAACTCGGCGGTGACCGCTTCAGCCATGTGACGATCTCGGGAGGAAATCCAGTTCTCATTCAAGCGCTTGAAGAGCTTGTAGTATTATTAAAAAATAAAGGAATCCGTATTGCGGTCGAAACACAAGGAAGCCGCTGGCAAGATTGGCTGTATCATATCGATGATATAACCATTTCGCCAAAACCGCCAAGTTCAGGGATGGATACCGATTTTGCCATGCTCGATCACATTGTGGGAAAGTTGGCGGGTGCGGGAAGGGCGTCTCATATGAGCTTAAAGGTCGTCGTGTTCGATGAAATCGATTTCGACTATGCGAAAAAGGTGCACCGACGCTACCCGGACATCCCGTTTTATTTGCAAGTCGGCAATGCCGATCTAGCAGAAGCGGATGATGCGGCGCTGCGCACGCAGCTTTTGGCAAGGCTGGAGTGGCTCGTGGAAAAAGTGGCGCAGTCGAACGAGCTGAACGACGTGCGCGTCTTGCCGCAGCTGCACACCCTGTTGTGGGGGAACAAGCGCGGCGTGTAA
- a CDS encoding YueH family protein, whose protein sequence is MKIRKAVLFDERTPINVYIYENKKEEYIVVAIPDLEWSFLIRYEEETETLKERLVSSLTKAVPKEHVEMLVNKLLYWVHEM, encoded by the coding sequence ATGAAAATTCGCAAAGCAGTATTATTCGATGAACGGACGCCCATAAATGTTTACATTTACGAAAATAAAAAAGAAGAATATATTGTGGTAGCCATTCCTGATCTTGAGTGGTCGTTTTTGATCCGCTATGAAGAAGAAACAGAAACATTAAAAGAACGGTTAGTATCATCATTGACAAAAGCAGTTCCAAAAGAACATGTAGAAATGCTTGTAAATAAATTGTTATATTGGGTGCACGAAATGTAA
- a CDS encoding alpha/beta fold hydrolase — protein MPYIVEDGVRLYYEEMGSGTPILFIHPPGMGHIVFRHQQSLSSHFRIIMYDMRGNGKSSPSNRPITIPLLADDICRLLNALDVKQAIICGYSNGGSIALEFALRYPHKVKKLILIGGFSEVCTALLRYEFLLGIYAAKIGAISLLANVLAKSHEKNKKGQQEIKQYVRLVNKKDLVNMYEKGLTYSCTERLPLLRMPILLIYGARDYYMHPYEKLFRKNVPHAKIIYIENARHQIPTKHHCELNGILKTYCIT, from the coding sequence ATGCCATATATTGTAGAAGATGGCGTTCGTCTTTACTATGAAGAGATGGGGAGCGGTACACCAATTTTATTCATTCATCCACCTGGAATGGGTCATATCGTTTTCCGTCATCAACAATCTTTATCAAGCCACTTCCGCATCATCATGTATGATATGCGCGGCAATGGGAAAAGCAGTCCGTCGAATCGTCCGATTACGATTCCGCTGCTAGCTGATGATATTTGTCGCTTACTCAATGCACTTGACGTAAAGCAAGCGATTATTTGCGGCTATTCTAACGGTGGATCCATTGCGTTAGAATTTGCCTTACGCTATCCTCATAAAGTAAAAAAGCTCATTTTAATTGGCGGATTCTCTGAAGTATGTACTGCTTTATTGCGCTATGAATTCTTGCTTGGCATTTATGCAGCAAAAATCGGCGCTATTTCTTTACTTGCAAACGTATTAGCCAAATCGCATGAAAAAAATAAAAAAGGACAACAAGAAATAAAACAATATGTGCGATTGGTCAATAAAAAAGATTTAGTAAACATGTACGAAAAAGGGTTAACATATTCCTGTACGGAGCGCCTTCCATTGTTGCGCATGCCAATCCTTCTTATTTATGGCGCCAGAGATTACTATATGCATCCATATGAGAAGCTGTTCAGGAAAAATGTCCCCCATGCGAAAATCATCTATATTGAAAACGCACGCCATCAAATTCCAACCAAACATCACTGCGAATTAAACGGGATTTTGAAGACATACTGTATAACGTAA
- a CDS encoding ATP-binding protein — protein MFTKSKIIMFYLLFSVCWIIVTDIILHFFHFHRDMYLMISTAKGGVFILLSAIFLYKMLKKSEQLQKTAENEQQLSTLINSMPDFVCFKDSEGRWLRVNDFGRRLYHLENVEYKGKTDRELGEIVPFFKEAFQGCIESDKKTWEKGTLTRSEESFQTPDGETKTFDVIKVPLFEENGARKGLLTIGRDITQQKLAEALLLKKEKLSVLGELAAGIAHEIRNPLTSMKGFIQVMQETRQVNDTYINIVLSELERINQIVSELLVLAKPQSHDYKPFFLSDVIGYVVNLIGHEATLNNVYISLENNIPQACIYGDKNQIIQVFINIMKNSIEAMPDGGTIHLRVWKENQTIHITISDTGIGISKERLQKIGEPFFTLKEKGMGLGLTTSTKIVQEHKGTIEIESEVGKGTTVHLSFPAYEKR, from the coding sequence GTGTTCACAAAATCGAAGATTATTATGTTTTATTTATTATTTAGCGTATGTTGGATTATAGTAACCGATATCATACTTCATTTCTTTCATTTTCACCGCGATATGTATTTAATGATTAGTACGGCAAAAGGCGGAGTTTTTATTCTTCTTTCTGCTATTTTTCTTTATAAGATGTTAAAAAAGAGCGAACAGTTGCAAAAAACGGCAGAGAATGAGCAACAGCTTTCTACGTTGATTAACTCTATGCCTGATTTTGTTTGTTTTAAGGATAGTGAAGGCCGTTGGCTGCGCGTAAACGATTTTGGACGACGGCTTTACCATTTAGAGAACGTGGAGTATAAAGGGAAAACAGATCGCGAACTTGGTGAAATCGTTCCGTTTTTTAAAGAGGCATTTCAAGGCTGTATCGAATCGGATAAAAAAACTTGGGAAAAAGGAACATTAACTCGCAGTGAAGAATCATTTCAAACTCCTGATGGTGAAACCAAAACATTTGATGTCATTAAAGTTCCGCTTTTTGAGGAAAACGGAGCACGAAAAGGATTGCTAACGATTGGCCGCGATATTACCCAGCAAAAGCTGGCGGAAGCATTGCTTCTAAAAAAAGAAAAGTTATCTGTGTTAGGAGAACTTGCCGCAGGGATCGCTCATGAAATTCGCAACCCATTAACATCGATGAAGGGGTTTATACAAGTCATGCAAGAAACCCGGCAAGTGAACGACACATATATTAACATTGTATTGAGTGAATTGGAGCGGATTAATCAAATTGTTAGTGAGCTTTTAGTGTTGGCGAAACCGCAAAGCCATGATTATAAACCGTTTTTTCTTAGCGATGTGATTGGATATGTGGTCAATTTAATTGGACATGAAGCAACATTAAACAATGTTTATATATCGTTAGAAAACAACATACCACAAGCATGTATTTATGGGGATAAAAACCAAATCATTCAAGTTTTTATTAATATTATGAAAAATTCCATTGAAGCAATGCCGGATGGAGGAACGATTCATCTGCGGGTATGGAAGGAAAATCAAACAATCCATATTACGATTTCTGATACAGGTATCGGTATTTCCAAAGAACGGCTTCAAAAAATTGGTGAACCGTTTTTTACATTAAAAGAAAAAGGAATGGGACTTGGATTAACAACAAGCACGAAAATTGTGCAGGAACATAAAGGAACGATCGAAATAGAGAGCGAAGTTGGCAAAGGGACAACCGTGCATTTGTCTTTTCCAGCTTATGAAAAAAGATGA
- a CDS encoding cell wall hydrolase, whose protein sequence is MKKIRKWMLASIFCSSFLFGGHAASAATTHTVKPGETLWNIAKQYGVPLKQLQKQNDKYTDLLFPGEKLVIPKTTISASEKDLLARLVHAEAKGEPYAGKVAVATVVLNRVDHPDFPNTIRDVIYERSGGHYAFTPVQNGTINQPADRESRRAVEEALAFRGLGNGSVYFYNPKTAKSKWLRSKQVTIVIGNHVFAK, encoded by the coding sequence ATGAAAAAGATAAGGAAGTGGATGCTAGCATCCATTTTTTGTAGTTCATTTTTATTTGGAGGCCATGCTGCTAGTGCAGCTACAACTCATACAGTAAAACCTGGAGAAACGCTTTGGAACATTGCAAAACAATACGGCGTACCATTAAAACAGCTACAAAAACAAAATGATAAGTATACAGATCTATTATTTCCTGGTGAAAAGTTAGTTATTCCTAAAACAACGATTTCTGCAAGTGAAAAAGATTTATTAGCCCGTCTCGTTCACGCAGAAGCAAAAGGGGAACCATATGCAGGAAAAGTAGCCGTAGCAACTGTCGTGTTGAATCGAGTCGATCATCCTGATTTCCCAAATACGATTCGCGATGTTATTTATGAGCGCTCTGGCGGCCATTATGCATTCACGCCGGTACAAAATGGAACGATTAATCAACCGGCAGACCGTGAATCACGTCGCGCCGTTGAAGAAGCACTTGCTTTTCGCGGTTTAGGAAATGGTTCAGTGTACTTCTATAATCCAAAAACGGCGAAAAGCAAATGGCTGCGCTCTAAGCAGGTCACCATTGTCATTGGAAATCACGTATTTGCCAAGTAA